The following is a genomic window from Solanum lycopersicum chromosome 6, SLM_r2.1.
GAGTAAAATGGGTCAGCcaagtaatcaagaaaatagagttatttgtcaaagccaaaaataatatattaaaggtataagttgatacaaataaggaaaactttaaatatattattaaggaaggaagttgtatataataaggattgtacTTTAAAAGGGAATCCTTGTTTAGTAATAACTTCCTTACCTTATCTGATAAGGACTGAAGGAAAAAGGAACtctataagaaaaagaagacgtTGATGAAGAATACGAGGACTTCATGTAGAGAAAAAGGGAGAATTATTCATGAAATTGAAGTCTTCAAAGTTGATAGGATTACTACGTGTAAAACATTCTTGAGTAAGAAGGTTTTATCGTGTagaactatttgtcttgtttttgttcttaattgtagtttatagtttattgtacaaagggtgggtttggctctttgtagggttgagtgttagtaagagttgtaacaaaaggtgggtttgaccttttggagagatcgattggagtcaatcgagggagtagtagagataatacttttgattattgagttgtaatcacaaaatcttatagttgaattaataaaacgaggtttttccttccttgagtgaggaaggtttttaattcaataagtgtttgtgtctttactctgtctttacttaaaagcagCTTACACGAACCTGGTTCGTGTTCTAGGGTTaggtttcttcaattggtatcagagcaggtcttttcgttaaaagattcacaccttgaaaagactaaatggcagcaccacctaccccacaagagggagcttcacaaacacgaccaccactgttcaatggaaaatattatgGATGGTGGAAAAATCGTATGATGGACCATCTTATTGGCGAAAACCCTGATCTATGGGGAGTAATTCTAGATGGCCCAACCATACCTATGAAAACCGCAACTGATGGAATCACCAAAAtcccaaaggaaagaaaagaatggaattttgaAGACAAGCTTGCAATTCAAAACAATGCCAAAGCCAAGAAAATTCTGATATGTGGCATAGGACCAGACGAATACAATCGAATCTCGTCATGTCAAGATGCCAAAGCCATATGGGAAACACTGCAAACAGCTCATGAGGGAACAACGCAAGTCAAGAAGTCtaaaattgataacttgaacAGGCAATATCAGCTGTTTAGGATGGCAGAAGGAGAGACTATTCAAGACATGCACACCAGGTTCACCTCCATCATCAATGAGATGTACTCTTTAGGAGAGATAGTGCCTAACGGAAAAGCAGTAAGGAAACTCTTGAGTGTCCTTCCTAAAACTTGGGAAAGAAAAGTCGAGGATATCACTGAAGCCCGCGACCTAGACTCACTGGGAATGGATGAGTTAATTGGTAATCTCATCACATACGAACTtaagaaaaaccaagaaaagaaaattggaggaaaaagaaaggaaaggaaCCTGGTTCTAAAGGCTACTGCatcagatgattttgaagatgaaaatattgccCTCATAACTAAAAGGTTCACTAGAATGCTAAAGAGAGGGCAGACCTTTCAAAAGAAAGCTTTTCAAAAACCATCTGAAAACACTAAAGACCAGGTTTGTCATAAGTGTGGGAGTCCAGATCACTTCATCAAATTCTGTCCACTTTGGGCCTTAGAGCAGAAAAAGGCAAACTTTGAGAAGGGCaaagacatcaaaaaggataagTCTGTCCCCTCAAACAGAAGAATGACGACTCAAGAGGCAGATATGTCAATGAAGAGGGCCTTTGCAGCAATGGGAAATTCATTTGAGGAAGAGTTTGAGGGTGATGATACAGAAAATCAGTCTCTTCTTGCACTAGAACAAGAAGATGATTATGACTTTCTTGCCCTTGTAGCAGTGGAAACCAAGGAAGAAAAGGAAACCTGCAGATCACAAGAAACCATACTAGCACTCATGGATGGATCAGATtctgaagatgatgaagaagatgacaaTCAAAGCAAGGTAAGTTTTCATcacatcaaagtaaatattgaatcatattttaaaaaggaaCTAGAGTCCTTATTGAGTACTCTTATAGATGCATATCAGTCtgtcaattctgaaagagaACAAGTGATGGAAAACTATGCATCTTTAAGAGAAGTCAATGACAATCTTGAGAAACACAATcactttcttcaaaataaattaaaagaacatatTAAAATCTCAGAGTTAAGTCACAAGGGCAAAAACTCTGCTAGTGAACTTCAATTAGctctagaagaaaaaataaaattgttaaccAATAAAATTGTTAACCATAAAATGTCAAGCCTTAACAGAAAGGAATAGGTTGCTACAAGAAAATCTTGATCATACCAAACTGGATTTGGAAAGAAATCTTAGATGGACCAGGTCCTCTGAAATTTTAACTCAGATTCAAGAAAGGCAAACCACTAGTCGAAGTGGGATAGGTTTTAAAAAACAGAATAATCTTGTGTCACACACTATTCACATGTCTAAAAGTTTATGCACTCATTGTGGAAACTCAGGTCATTTAAAGAATCAATTTAAAGCTTTATTTGAGGCTTTTCAGAAAAATGTTAAGTtcaccaaaaaggaaaagactGATACGGCTAAGAACCTGGTTCGAAATAAAAATGCTTCAAATAAAAGGTTTTCTTTGCCTTTATGGGCTAGAATAAATCTTGTTCATCCTTTTACTCACATAAAGGGGCCCAAGCTAATCTGGGTTCCCAAGACTAATCTTTGACTAGTGTTTCAGGTGAAGGTGAGAGGGAAAAGATCAACTTGGTACATGAATAGTGCATGCTCCAAAATGGTGCtaaaaatggtagaaaatttcCTCTCgctctttgattttcaaggaGGCAGTTTATTCCTTGAAAaggatgagaaaaataaaaaaaagttgaagaaagtgACATGATATCAAACCTCTTTGATGATGCAAATTTAGGAAACACTGCATATGAACCTGGTTCACAGCTAACAATCATTGATGCACCTGCAACATGAATTACTACTTATCTATGGTTCTGGAGATTGGATGAATATTAGAGCAATCGAGACAGTAAGAGTATGGAACACCTTTGGGGGAACTTTGTTGTGTGAACATGGTCCTTGTTGTTCATTGGAAGGTATTAAAAATTGACAAGGGTTGGTTTTCTGTGAATCAGCTTGAGATTCATTTGATCTGGGAGAATATGATGATGCGACATTCTTGTGAAGGCCTTGAATATgaagaaattgagaaaaatcaGTCAAAGCATGGTGTTATCGAAACAAGTTGATGCATTATCATGATTTCCTTTAATAATTGGCTAGTAAAAGAATAATCTTACGCTTGAGTAATTATACAATGAATATCTGCTAACTCAACCTCGTACTGTAACAGGTACACACTCAAGTCACATCTCAAACAACGCTTAGAAAGTTTGCGGATGTTATCTCTTCTCTTTGCTAACACCATTAAGTAAATCATGAAGAAACACAAAAAAAGGGGAACCTGGTTTCTCTGTAATACTCAGGTATGTACCATCCTTTTTCATTGCATTAATTTACTGAGTTTGGGTCAAACATAAGCACTAATAAACCTGGTCGATcatcaaaaattcaactttcttaAAGATCACCAAGAACCCTCTTTGACAATAAGCATCGTTCAATCTCAAACTgctctaatgatgaaaatctcAGTATTGAAGTCACTCATGCTTTAATTTAGGGGGAACCTTGCTTTACCACCCACATTTGAACCAGGTTCACAAACTCCAAATTGATATTTCATCCATTCCAAGTGTATAACTTGTCTATCTCTCAGGGGGAACAATTCTCACAGAAATAAATTGTTGCTTACTTTCATTATTGATAAACACATCTCTTTGTGCACCAAAATGTGATGAATCTCTTACTGGTAGTTGGTACTCCTTCAAAGTTGTCATCAAGAAAAAGACtatcaaaaaaaatcatgaaggaatgaaaatgttacggagtagagttaaaaaaaagtgatgATGTATCTCATGTTTCTCTTGATAAAATTTCACATTCTAAGAAAACTGATCAGAATAAAGAAGCTGGTGCACAATGGGTatactgaaattttttttatcaatgacAGTAAACATCCCTTTCTTCCTCACTTTAGTAATCTTTGTCATAATCCTTATCCTCAAattttatactcttttgacTCTTTGATGTGCTTATGTCTGTCTCATActcatgatattatatgtttttgattAAGGGCATAAACTggtacatatttatttatttcgtttCTCATTGAAGATCTTAATTGTGTATGAGTTTAAGATGACTAATATCCTCAGATTAACTAACCATTTTGTTAGTAGAAGTGTACTTGAAAGTGTTGCCCAAGTGGCTGtgagttaaaaatgatattgcaTTCATTGAATGTTATTCGAGTTCTTTGGTTATTGATTTtcaatgatgccaaaagggggaaattATATAATGTGGATAGACATATGCatagtttgtcatcatcaaaaagggggaaattcttggggaatgagaaaacatgaagtttgtagttttgatggatGACAAAGAATTAAAGGTTTTGGAAATCTGTTAACTagagtgtttgatgcatttgagttaCCATTGGGAGAAGGCAGGATTTTAACTCGTGCAGATATGTTCACTCAAACCATTCTTGCTGATTGTGGCATTCCTATGGAGTCGGAGCAGGTTGCAATTGCGTCTCCACGTACATCTGGTCATGTTGCTCAGTCACTCAGGGAACTTAAAGTAGCTGATGAAAAGTATTTCACTCTTGAGTCAGAAGACCAGAAGTTACGTGCTGATCTTGACACTTCAAATGCTGAAATTCACAGGTTGAAGGATCAGTTAGTGCAGCAACAACTTGCTAACAATGCAAGAGTTGACAGAGTTCTGGATATGCTGGCTTCTGCTTCAACTAAGCCTGGTCAACCTTCACATCGAAAAAGCATCTTGTTTGAACCTGGTTCTCTTAGTTGTTTAAACTTAGTATGCTCAACTGGCTGGGCTTATATTGTTGCTATGGATGTTGATTGGGTTTGTTTAGCCGCTGCTGGATtctttttgatttgtcaaaagggggaagagTATTTGCGCATGCATCACACAGAAAGATTTGtttgtcttcatcaaaaagggggaatatgatagaatatgatagaatcgataattcatgttttgatgatagacaagaagCACAAATAATCAATAGTAAATGTACGCAGCAAAAGATGCCAAGATCGAGTCCAAGATCGAGTAAAATGGGTCAACCAAGTAAGcaagaaaatagagttatttgtcaaagccaaaaataatatattaaaggtataagttgatacaaataaggaaaaccttaaatatattattaaggaaggaagttgtatataataaggattgtactttaaaagggaatccttgtttaataataatttccttaCCTTATCTGATAAGGACTGAGGAAAAAGGAACtctataagaaaaagaagacgtTGATGAAGAATACGAGGACTTCATGCAGAGAACAAGGGAGAAtcattcatcaaattgaagtcTTCAAGGTTGATAGGATTACTACGTGTAAAACATTCTTGAGTAAGAAGGTTTTATCGTGTagaactatttgtcttgtttttgttcttaattgtagtttacagtttattgtacaaagggtgggtttggctctttgtagggttgagtgttagtaagagttgtaacaaatggtgggtttggccttttggagagatcgattggagtcaatcgagggagtagtagagataagacttttgattattgagttgtaatcacaaaatattatagttgaattaataaaacgagggttttccttccttgagtgaggaaggtttttaattcaataagtgtttgtgtctttactctgtctttacttaa
Proteins encoded in this region:
- the LOC104645370 gene encoding uncharacterized protein, encoding MAAPPTPQEGASQTRPPLFNGKYYGWWKNRMMDHLIGENPDLWGVILDGPTIPMKTATDGITKIPKERKEWNFEDKLAIQNNAKAKKILICGIGPDEYNRISSCQDAKAIWETLQTAHEGTTQVKKSKIDNLNRQYQLFRMAEGETIQDMHTRFTSIINEMYSLGEIVPNGKAVRKLLSVLPKTWERKVEDITEARDLDSLGMDELIGNLITYELKKNQEKKIGGKRKERNLVLKATASDDFEDENIALITKRFTRMLKRGQTFQKKAFQKPSENTKDQVCHKCGSPDHFIKFCPLWALEQKKANFEKGKDIKKDKSVPSNRRMTTQEADMSMKRAFAAMGNSFEEEFEGDDTENQSLLALEQEDDYDFLALVAVETKEEKETCRSQETILALMDGSDSEDDEEDDNQSKVLKIDKGWFSVNQLEIHLIWENMMMRHSCEGLEYEEIEKNQSKHGVIETS